A genomic window from Salvia splendens isolate huo1 chromosome 11, SspV2, whole genome shotgun sequence includes:
- the LOC121754786 gene encoding uncharacterized protein LOC121754786: protein MECQQARELDHDQEQQEQGQSGWQRVSLTLTAQEKNLIAQFLLQRSKAGVLPRGSFTEAAKRFGIHKRTSLRIWKVSKQQMDRGEPVIMRSRASGYQHKDKLMLDEEKFRNLSMLERSTIRKVASKMEVSKSTIGRFIKSRQLKPHTSAIKPTLTEANKLARMKWCLSHIQLTLEEGKLLYHSMHNIVHIDEKWFYMTKTSDRYYLLPDEDVPYRSCHCLVVMGKTIFDGKIGLFPFTEEVPAQRSSKNMPKGTIETKPIQSINKEVMTACLLNQIIPTIKAKWPANTSKKIFIQQDNAKPHLRPADQQFESLASTDGFEFHLISQPPNSPDTNVLDLGYFRAIQSLQDDKIATNVDDLLRNVFTSFEELSPQTLNRVFITLQSCLTAILQVHGKNDYNIPHLNKDKLQRTGGLPLQLQVEEGMVRESLEYLKLSENNTGDTYDIGHLNHVLGY, encoded by the exons ATGGAATGTCAGCAGGCCAGAGAGTTGGACCATGATCAGGAGCAGCAAGAGCAAGGGCAGAGTGGATGGCAGCGGGTTTCATTAACCTTGACCGCCCAAGAAAAAAACCTCATTGCGCAGTTTCTTCTACAGCGAAGTAAGGCTGGAGTGCTGCCAAGAGGTTCATTTACTGAGGCAGCCAAGAGATTTGGCATCCATAAAAGGACATCATTAAGAATTTGGAAGGTCAGCAAGCAGCAAATGGACAGAGGGGAACCTGTTATAATGAGGAGCAGAGCATCAGGTTATCAACATAAAGATAAACTTATGCTAGATGAAGAAAAGTTTAGAAACCTGTCTATGCTTGAGAGATCAACCATAAGGAAGGTTGCTTCTAAGATGGAAGTAAGCAAGTCAACAATTGGTAGATTCATTAAGAGTAGACAGTTAAAACCGCATACAAGTGCTATCAAGCCTACATTGACTGAAGCCAACAAACTTGCAAGGATGAAATGGTGTCTTTCTCATATTCAGCTAACATTAGAAGAAGGTAAACTTCTTTACCATTCAATGCACAACATAGTTCATATTGATGAGAAATGGTTCTACATGACAAAGACATCAGACCGATATTACCTTTTGCCGGATGAGGATGTGCCGTATAGGTCCT GCCACTGTTTGGTAGTGATGGGGAAAACCATATTTGATGGTAAAATAGGCTTATTCCCGTTCACAGAGGAAGTACCAGCCCAAAGAAGTTCTAAGAACATGCCAAAGGGGACAATTGAGACCAAGCCTATTCAATCCATCAACAAGGAAGTCATGACAGCCTGTCTTCTAAACCAG ATTATACCAACAATCAAGGCCAAATGGCCAGCTAATACAAGCAAGAAGATTTTCATCCAGCAAGATAATGCCAAACCTCACCTAAGACCTGCTGATCAACAGTTTGAATCACTTGCTAGTACTGATGGTTTTGAATTCCATCTAATTAGCCAACCACCCAACTCCCCAGACACAAATGTGTTAGATCTAGGGTATTTTAGGGCAATACAATCACTTCAAGATGACAAAATTGCCACCAATGTAGATGACTTGCTGAGGAATGTGTTTACCTCATTTGAAGAACTCTCACCACAAACACTCAATAGAGTATTTATCACACTACAAAGCTGTCTGACAGCAATACTACAAGTGCATGGGAAGAATGACTACAACATCCCTCACTTAAACAAGGACAAATTGCAAAGAACAGGAGGGCTGCCCTTACAACTTCAAGTTGAAGAGGGTATGGTAAGAGAGAGTTTGGAGTACCTAAAGCTGTCTGAAAACAACACTGGAGACACCTACGACATAGGGCATCTTAACCATGTTTTAGGGTACTAG